A region of Saccharococcus thermophilus DNA encodes the following proteins:
- a CDS encoding leucine dehydrogenase yields MELFKYMEKYDYEQLLFCQDKESGLKAIIAIHDTTLGPALGGTRMWMYNSEEEAIEDALRLARGMTYKNAAAGLNLGGGKTVIIGDPRKDKNEAMFRAFGRFIQGLNGRYITAEDVGTTVADMDIIYQETDYVTGISPEFGSSGNPSPATAYGVYRGMKAAAKEAFGSDSLEGKVIAVQGVGNVAYHLCRHLHEEGAQLIVTDINKEAVQRAVEEFGAKAVDPNDIYGVDCDIFAPCALGGIINDQTIPQLKAKVIAGSANNQLKEPKHGDIIHEMGIVYAPDYVINAGGVINVADELYGYNRERAMKKIEQIYDNIEKVFAIAKRDSIPTYKAADRLAEERIETMRKSRSQFLQNGHHILSRRRGR; encoded by the coding sequence ATGGAACTGTTTAAATACATGGAAAAATACGATTATGAACAATTGTTGTTTTGCCAAGATAAAGAATCGGGATTGAAAGCGATTATCGCTATTCACGATACAACGCTCGGCCCAGCATTAGGCGGTACGCGCATGTGGATGTATAACTCGGAAGAAGAAGCGATTGAAGATGCGCTTCGCTTAGCACGCGGCATGACGTATAAAAACGCTGCGGCAGGGCTCAACCTTGGCGGCGGGAAAACGGTCATTATCGGCGACCCGCGCAAAGATAAAAATGAAGCGATGTTCCGCGCGTTCGGCCGCTTTATTCAAGGATTAAACGGCCGCTATATCACCGCGGAAGACGTCGGCACCACCGTTGCCGATATGGATATTATCTACCAAGAAACAGATTATGTGACAGGCATCTCGCCGGAGTTCGGCTCATCGGGAAATCCGTCTCCAGCAACGGCATATGGGGTGTATCGCGGCATGAAAGCGGCGGCAAAAGAAGCGTTTGGCAGCGATTCATTAGAAGGAAAAGTCATCGCCGTGCAAGGGGTCGGCAATGTCGCCTATCATTTATGCCGTCATCTTCATGAAGAAGGGGCGCAACTTATCGTTACTGACATTAACAAAGAAGCGGTGCAGCGCGCCGTTGAAGAATTTGGCGCCAAAGCGGTAGATCCGAACGATATTTACGGCGTTGATTGCGATATTTTTGCTCCATGTGCGCTTGGCGGCATTATTAACGACCAAACGATTCCGCAATTAAAAGCGAAAGTCATTGCCGGTTCGGCGAACAACCAGCTAAAAGAACCGAAACATGGCGATATCATTCATGAAATGGGCATCGTGTACGCACCGGATTACGTCATCAATGCCGGCGGTGTCATTAACGTTGCCGATGAGCTGTACGGCTATAATCGCGAACGCGCAATGAAAAAAATCGAACAAATTTACGACAACATTGAAAAAGTATTTGCCATTGCGAAACGCGACAGCATCCCGACATATAAAGCGGCAGACCGTCTTGCCGAGGAACGCATTGAAACAATGCGCAAGTCCCGCAGTCAATTTTTGCAAAACGGCCATCATATTTTAAGCCGCCGTCGCGGTCGTTAA
- a CDS encoding DUF2627 domain-containing protein, with product MVRMIALLILVIPGLLAALGIKWMRDTLFGILHSPFPFLSLQFLAGFLLFAGGLAFIGGFILHRDRKRNKVQPRFQKQKKTP from the coding sequence ATGGTACGAATGATCGCTCTTCTTATTTTAGTGATTCCCGGCTTATTGGCGGCGCTTGGAATTAAATGGATGCGCGACACCTTATTCGGTATTTTGCATTCACCGTTTCCGTTTCTTTCCCTGCAGTTTTTAGCGGGGTTCCTTTTGTTTGCAGGCGGTCTGGCATTTATCGGGGGATTTATTTTGCATCGCGACCGCAAGCGCAATAAAGTGCAGCCGCGGTTTCAAAAACAGAAAAAAACACCTTAA
- a CDS encoding glycerophosphodiester phosphodiesterase — protein sequence MTKIFAHRGSAGTHPENTMIAFYEAERVGADGIELDVQLTKDGQIVVIHDETIDRTTDGTGWVKDFTYRELKQFNAVYKFVDQYDVCRIPLLEEVLAWIHPTSLLLNIELKNGLIAYEGLEQKVIDMIRHYGLEERTVLSSFNHNSMLFCHHLAPNIETGLLYMEPLYDPWKYVRVMKAKGLHPYHRTVTESFLHQARHHGIAIRPFTINKESLMKKMFAYEVDAIFTDYPRLAKEILKKTP from the coding sequence ATGACAAAAATTTTCGCGCACCGCGGTTCCGCCGGCACGCATCCGGAAAATACGATGATCGCTTTTTATGAAGCGGAGCGGGTGGGAGCAGACGGCATTGAGTTAGATGTGCAATTGACGAAAGACGGACAAATTGTCGTCATTCATGATGAAACGATCGATCGAACGACAGATGGAACGGGATGGGTCAAAGACTTTACGTATCGTGAACTGAAACAATTTAATGCCGTGTACAAATTTGTCGACCAATACGACGTTTGTCGCATCCCGTTATTGGAAGAGGTGCTGGCCTGGATTCACCCGACATCATTATTGTTAAATATTGAGTTAAAAAATGGTCTTATTGCTTATGAGGGGCTGGAACAAAAAGTGATTGACATGATTCGCCATTATGGGCTTGAGGAGCGGACAGTGCTGTCATCCTTTAATCATAACAGCATGCTATTTTGTCATCATTTGGCGCCAAATATCGAGACGGGATTATTGTATATGGAACCTTTATACGATCCGTGGAAATACGTTCGTGTCATGAAAGCAAAGGGATTGCACCCGTATCACCGGACAGTGACGGAATCGTTTTTGCATCAAGCGCGTCACCACGGAATTGCTATTCGCCCATTTACCATTAACAAAGAATCTTTAATGAAAAAAATGTTTGCATACGAAGTCGACGCCATTTTTACTGATTATCCGCGCCTAGCGAAGGAAATATTAAAAAAAACGCCTTAA
- a CDS encoding YycC family protein, giving the protein MQPLKISLETAQKLAKALGMPIERIMHMPQHILVQKLLELEKKQNEQS; this is encoded by the coding sequence ATGCAACCGCTAAAAATTTCGTTAGAAACAGCGCAAAAGCTGGCAAAAGCGCTAGGGATGCCGATCGAACGCATTATGCACATGCCACAGCACATTTTAGTGCAAAAATTACTCGAACTGGAAAAAAAGCAAAACGAACAATCGTAA
- a CDS encoding helix-turn-helix domain-containing protein — translation MIKFKLKQLLEQKEKTMYWLSKNTGIRPNTISQWVNNEELDEDKKVKEINVETLDKICKALECRIEDVLEFIEDEKDHSK, via the coding sequence ATGATTAAGTTTAAATTAAAGCAATTATTGGAACAAAAAGAAAAAACAATGTATTGGCTTTCTAAAAACACAGGAATTAGACCTAATACAATTAGCCAATGGGTAAATAATGAGGAGTTGGATGAAGATAAAAAAGTGAAGGAAATTAATGTGGAAACTTTGGACAAAATTTGTAAAGCTTTAGAATGTAGAATTGAGGATGTACTTGAGTTTATTGAAGATGAAAAAGACCACTCGAAATGA
- a CDS encoding replication-relaxation family protein codes for MNRAILKEQRIENILLSLKKLNYLSTSQIMILHDLKSKRNTSRVLQEMSEYLHHFRDGENIYYLSAKGRERVNCKKVCKKTPQARHYIMRNSIYIAFGSPDTWRNEIKLGVKEDRKTHIIADALFIKDGRYHIVEVDYTQKMITNKQKIEKYKKLIECGVFQQKPFFIWITTTEYRRRELQKLMEGLDCQIFMVSDFI; via the coding sequence ATGAACAGAGCGATTCTCAAGGAGCAGAGAATAGAAAATATACTCTTATCCTTGAAGAAACTGAATTATCTTAGCACGTCACAAATTATGATACTTCATGATTTGAAATCAAAAAGGAATACAAGCAGAGTCCTTCAAGAAATGAGTGAATATCTTCACCATTTTCGAGATGGAGAAAATATTTATTACCTTTCCGCAAAAGGTCGTGAAAGAGTAAATTGCAAAAAAGTATGCAAAAAAACTCCACAGGCTCGACACTATATTATGCGAAACTCAATATATATTGCGTTTGGTTCGCCAGATACGTGGAGAAATGAAATAAAACTTGGTGTGAAAGAAGATAGGAAAACACACATTATCGCTGATGCTTTATTCATCAAAGATGGACGCTATCACATTGTAGAGGTTGACTATACACAAAAAATGATTACAAATAAGCAAAAAATCGAGAAGTATAAGAAATTAATTGAGTGTGGAGTATTTCAACAAAAACCGTTTTTCATTTGGATTACTACAACAGAGTATAGAAGAAGAGAATTACAGAAGTTAATGGAAGGGCTTGATTGTCAAATTTTTATGGTTTCTGATTTCATTTAA
- a CDS encoding FtsK/SpoIIIE domain-containing protein, which yields MIFEILTSAVMGGVFVATKFFESGGGNDAKKIQKICDNTGLYVKENGVKKSIRIHRKSKIEGGNEYVFQIPLGLSFKDFEVKKDVLQDGLNIKRFVFDVSLDDLKSLKLNKDILKQIQSLLEKKKRLNKEIDLSFDGMLKIQVYDEPLPTMFPLNESVFNKCKGWEVPIGTSRSEFITHDFEKVSHLIVAGATNTGKSNFIKMMITCLVHRKPDDVKLTIIDLKNGLSLGRFKDLRQTENFAINPEQAKEALKKVQEQMSKTMDYLFENGYEDVKEAGFKERHFVIIDEAADIADDKDCVEILEDIARRGRASGFYLVYATQYPTTQTVSSQVKRNCMGRLCFVVDSAIASNVVLDQSGAEDLPLIQGRAIYKTVKCKTVQVPYADNKFIQKTIQPQINIRSRGEKNEQSDSQGAENRKYTLILEETELS from the coding sequence TTGATATTTGAAATTCTTACATCGGCTGTCATGGGTGGTGTATTTGTTGCTACAAAATTTTTTGAATCTGGTGGGGGAAATGATGCGAAAAAGATTCAAAAAATATGTGACAATACAGGACTCTATGTGAAAGAAAATGGAGTAAAAAAATCTATTCGGATTCATCGGAAAAGCAAAATTGAAGGAGGGAACGAATACGTTTTTCAAATTCCTTTAGGGCTTAGTTTTAAGGATTTTGAAGTAAAGAAAGATGTTTTGCAGGATGGATTGAATATAAAACGTTTTGTATTTGATGTTTCCCTTGATGATTTAAAATCGCTAAAGCTAAACAAGGATATTTTGAAACAAATTCAATCTTTACTGGAGAAAAAGAAAAGGTTAAACAAAGAAATTGACCTTTCTTTTGATGGAATGTTAAAAATTCAAGTTTATGACGAACCACTGCCAACAATGTTTCCACTTAATGAATCAGTATTTAATAAATGCAAAGGATGGGAAGTGCCAATTGGTACAAGTAGAAGTGAGTTTATTACCCATGATTTTGAGAAGGTTTCACATTTGATTGTTGCAGGGGCTACAAACACAGGAAAGAGTAACTTTATCAAAATGATGATAACTTGTTTGGTTCACAGAAAGCCTGATGATGTGAAATTAACAATTATTGATTTAAAAAATGGTCTGAGTTTAGGGCGTTTCAAAGATTTAAGGCAAACAGAAAACTTTGCAATCAATCCTGAACAAGCAAAAGAAGCGTTGAAAAAGGTTCAAGAGCAAATGTCAAAAACAATGGATTACTTATTTGAAAATGGATATGAGGACGTTAAAGAAGCAGGATTTAAAGAACGGCATTTTGTGATAATTGATGAGGCAGCCGATATAGCTGATGATAAAGATTGTGTTGAAATTCTTGAAGATATAGCACGCAGAGGTAGAGCAAGCGGATTTTACCTTGTGTACGCAACACAGTACCCAACGACACAAACCGTTTCTTCGCAGGTAAAAAGGAATTGTATGGGGAGACTTTGTTTTGTGGTTGATTCTGCTATTGCCTCAAATGTGGTGTTAGATCAAAGTGGTGCAGAAGATTTACCATTGATACAAGGTAGAGCAATCTATAAAACGGTTAAATGTAAAACAGTTCAAGTTCCTTATGCCGATAATAAGTTCATTCAAAAGACTATTCAGCCGCAAATAAATATTCGTTCAAGAGGTGAAAAGAATGAACAGAGCGATTCTCAAGGAGCAGAGAATAGAAAATATACTCTTATCCTTGAAGAAACTGAATTATCTTAG
- a CDS encoding helix-turn-helix transcriptional regulator has translation MKSRIGELIDARGFKRKYIAEKLGVTQKQLSNWCTNRNYPTVPKLFKLAEILNCTVDELYEKEKDEDKNAGTVKNFV, from the coding sequence ATGAAAAGTCGTATTGGTGAATTGATTGACGCAAGAGGATTTAAACGGAAATATATTGCGGAAAAATTAGGGGTTACGCAGAAACAGTTGTCCAATTGGTGTACAAACAGAAATTATCCCACTGTACCAAAACTGTTTAAGTTAGCTGAAATTTTAAATTGTACCGTTGATGAGTTATACGAAAAAGAAAAAGACGAGGATAAGAATGCTGGTACCGTCAAGAATTTTGTGTAA
- a CDS encoding IS256 family transposase, whose translation MSKSIPNVDWANQLESVIRQFVKEKLELIMREEIKNFLEIEQAGTSNMRNGYYQRNLDTQYGRIEGLLVPRDRNGEFQTQLFAPYQRHTGWLEEAIIRMYQSGMSTREIGKFIERILGSTYSPATISRITDVVKEDIEKWHTRPLHKRYSVLYLDGLYVKLRRETVEKEVIYVVLGVNEEGYREILDFFVGGQESAYVWQEILQHLYQRGAKEVLLGIFDGLPGLEEAFKAVYPKADVQRCVVHKVRNTLHRVRKKDQFEVAEDLRLIYRAPNKEMALQMFQQFESKWSSKYPREVQSWANELDVLLTFMDYPSSIRSVIYTTNAIERTIKEIRKRLKPMNSLNSLEAAEKIVYLTIQDFNEKWAGRKLRGFAEAQEALERMFEERYH comes from the coding sequence ATGTCTAAAAGTATACCGAATGTCGACTGGGCAAATCAACTGGAAAGTGTCATTCGTCAGTTTGTAAAGGAAAAATTAGAACTGATCATGCGGGAAGAAATCAAGAATTTCCTCGAAATAGAACAGGCCGGAACATCAAATATGAGAAACGGCTACTATCAACGAAATCTAGATACGCAATATGGCCGGATTGAAGGTCTTTTGGTCCCTAGAGACCGAAACGGAGAATTTCAAACACAGTTGTTTGCCCCTTACCAACGGCACACCGGCTGGCTGGAGGAAGCAATCATTAGGATGTACCAAAGTGGCATGAGTACACGGGAAATTGGCAAGTTTATCGAACGAATTCTAGGAAGCACCTATTCTCCTGCGACGATCAGCCGTATTACCGATGTCGTGAAGGAAGACATCGAGAAATGGCACACTCGTCCACTGCACAAGCGTTATTCCGTCTTATATTTGGATGGTTTATACGTAAAACTTCGTCGCGAAACCGTGGAGAAAGAAGTCATTTATGTGGTGTTAGGGGTGAACGAAGAAGGATATCGCGAAATTCTTGATTTCTTTGTGGGAGGACAAGAAAGCGCCTATGTATGGCAGGAAATTCTTCAACACCTCTACCAAAGAGGCGCCAAGGAAGTGCTTCTGGGCATATTCGATGGACTACCAGGGTTGGAGGAAGCCTTTAAGGCGGTTTATCCGAAAGCCGATGTGCAGCGTTGTGTCGTTCACAAAGTCCGTAACACGCTCCATCGTGTTCGGAAAAAAGACCAATTTGAAGTGGCCGAGGATCTCAGGCTGATTTATCGCGCGCCGAATAAGGAGATGGCGTTACAGATGTTTCAACAGTTTGAGTCGAAATGGTCAAGCAAGTATCCGAGAGAAGTTCAATCTTGGGCCAATGAGTTGGATGTCCTCCTTACATTTATGGATTATCCAAGCAGTATTCGAAGTGTGATTTACACGACGAATGCCATTGAACGAACGATCAAGGAGATTCGGAAACGTCTAAAGCCGATGAACAGTTTGAATAGTTTAGAAGCCGCTGAAAAAATCGTATATTTGACCATTCAAGATTTTAATGAGAAATGGGCAGGGCGAAAGTTGCGAGGATTTGCCGAAGCACAGGAAGCCCTCGAGCGAATGTTTGAAGAACGTTATCATTAA
- a CDS encoding tape measure protein, whose amino-acid sequence MATVDLGTYKAEIVLDDSKFTSKMSAAERDIRNFESGAGRWGSRLGALATGTIAGLGASIAAVGTMAAKTGIDFNAMMEQSQIAWTTLLGSADEAKKTINDLVQLGAKTPFEFEGLDKSAKLLNMAGFEGEKRKETLIAVGDAVSAVGGGQEELEGVSMALFQMSAKGKASAEEMNQLAERGIPAWEILSKTMHKSIPELMQMSQQGKLMAKDVIPALVKGMGERFGGAMQKQSQTFNGLMSTLKDNLKSFTAMLTSDLFERIKSFLPTIIDFVNRISDAFKNAGWKGVIQEILPPQVTSSITQNIGIIKQIISDFITFGKNIWKQYGDEISATAKVAWEAASQTIKGLLEILRGVIKTVLSLISGDWKGAWEGIKNIAKGVWDTIGGFIKNATNGIQNIIKASLEIVKNIFSTVWNGIKTLVSTIWNSIKSTISTTLNGISSNIQSIWNNIKNAISNTLNSIKTTVSNIWNGIKSSISSTIHSISSIVSSVFNSVKSNVSSIFNSIKSTALSVWNGIKSSISTAVNTAKSAVSSAFSSMKSAVSSIMSGIKSIITSMWNSAVSFLKGINLFSIGKDIIQGLINGISSMVGSIKKRVEEIARNIPAWAKKILGIRSPSRVMMEVGQWTTIGFAKGIESKKKDVEKSAKKVAESAKKAFEEQFKAAQYNFKIGKIDESQYVSKLRAISKEYAKTSDQIRKINLEIKKVQDEQAKKTAEIARKTFEQGKQAIEYQKQIRNVSLEQELQWWNNLAKQFKKGTKERMEAEKEYARVKDEITKRNFENEKRWFEEKKYYNQLSLMQELESLNTVAKRYKQGTEERIYWEKEIYRVKKEISDQIAQINDEYVSKIEEANKRLAESEKQLTDEYNRAVEERTKSLYSFAGLFDEIKTESDVTGEQLLKNLENQVKAFEEWQRNIQILVSRGLDKGLIEELQDLGPKAYAEIQALTTLSDSQLQEYAKLWKEKHELAKDEATKELEGLKIETQNKIQELRKETAKELEQYKAEWIKKIQEIKTGTQTGLKDWKTSMKTIGTDTIQGLIDGMKSMTGSLQTQAKEIANVVSKTIKDALKIKSPSRVMMEVGNFISEGLAIGMNSQSNLVEKASNNLANKVFAIPNTLSFSLSTQRGSLGLLMGGNSQTNSTVHNEINLSPIFQFSVNGTLDKAQAEKIADITIERMIHKLKPYGFV is encoded by the coding sequence ATGGCAACAGTTGATCTAGGAACCTATAAAGCTGAAATAGTGCTTGATGATTCGAAATTTACATCGAAAATGAGTGCTGCGGAAAGAGATATACGAAATTTTGAGTCAGGAGCAGGAAGATGGGGAAGCCGATTGGGCGCACTTGCAACTGGTACAATTGCAGGACTTGGTGCATCCATCGCGGCCGTTGGAACGATGGCAGCGAAAACAGGAATTGACTTCAATGCAATGATGGAGCAATCGCAAATTGCGTGGACTACTTTGCTTGGTAGTGCTGATGAGGCAAAGAAAACAATAAACGATCTCGTCCAATTGGGGGCAAAAACGCCATTCGAATTTGAAGGATTGGACAAGTCGGCAAAGCTTCTTAATATGGCTGGATTTGAAGGAGAAAAACGCAAAGAAACATTGATTGCAGTCGGTGATGCTGTTTCTGCAGTTGGTGGAGGACAGGAAGAACTTGAGGGTGTCTCAATGGCACTCTTTCAGATGAGTGCAAAAGGAAAAGCGTCAGCAGAAGAAATGAACCAACTGGCGGAGCGAGGAATCCCTGCATGGGAAATTCTTTCAAAAACAATGCATAAATCAATCCCTGAGCTAATGCAAATGTCCCAACAAGGCAAGCTCATGGCGAAAGATGTAATTCCAGCGCTTGTCAAAGGTATGGGAGAGCGTTTTGGCGGAGCAATGCAGAAACAATCGCAAACGTTCAACGGTTTGATGTCAACGCTAAAGGACAATCTTAAATCCTTCACTGCAATGCTGACAAGTGACCTATTCGAGAGAATAAAATCATTCCTTCCGACTATCATCGATTTCGTAAACCGCATTTCAGATGCCTTCAAGAACGCTGGTTGGAAAGGTGTTATTCAAGAAATTCTTCCGCCACAAGTCACCTCATCTATTACCCAAAACATCGGAATTATAAAACAAATCATTTCCGATTTTATTACATTCGGAAAAAACATTTGGAAGCAATACGGTGATGAAATTTCCGCAACAGCAAAAGTAGCGTGGGAAGCAGCATCTCAAACAATTAAAGGACTGCTTGAAATTTTGCGTGGCGTTATCAAAACCGTTCTTTCCCTCATTTCCGGTGACTGGAAGGGTGCATGGGAAGGCATAAAAAATATCGCAAAAGGTGTTTGGGATACAATAGGTGGATTCATTAAAAACGCCACAAACGGAATTCAAAATATCATCAAAGCATCGCTTGAGATTGTAAAGAACATCTTTTCAACCGTTTGGAATGGGATTAAAACGTTAGTTAGTACAATATGGAACAGTATAAAAAGTACAATTTCTACAACTCTTAATGGCATAAGCTCAAATATCCAAAGCATTTGGAACAATATTAAAAATGCTATTTCCAACACTCTTAATTCGATAAAAACTACAGTGAGCAATATTTGGAATGGAATTAAATCATCAATTTCTTCTACAATACATAGTATTTCCAGCATTGTTTCCTCAGTCTTTAACTCAGTAAAATCAAATGTATCAAGTATTTTCAATAGCATCAAATCAACTGCTTTATCCGTTTGGAATGGAATCAAATCGTCTATTTCAACAGCGGTAAACACAGCAAAATCAGCGGTAAGTAGCGCATTTTCCTCTATGAAAAGCGCTGTTTCTTCCATCATGAGCGGTATCAAATCGATAATAACAAGCATGTGGAATAGCGCTGTGAGTTTCTTAAAAGGGATTAATTTGTTTTCTATCGGGAAAGACATCATACAAGGTCTTATTAACGGAATCAGTTCAATGGTTGGATCAATTAAGAAAAGGGTCGAAGAAATTGCAAGAAATATTCCAGCATGGGCGAAGAAAATTCTCGGCATTCGCTCTCCATCAAGAGTAATGATGGAAGTCGGACAATGGACAACCATCGGTTTTGCAAAAGGTATTGAATCGAAAAAGAAAGACGTTGAAAAATCGGCGAAAAAGGTAGCAGAATCGGCGAAAAAAGCGTTTGAAGAGCAGTTTAAAGCGGCTCAGTACAACTTTAAAATCGGAAAAATTGATGAAAGTCAGTATGTCTCTAAACTGCGTGCAATTTCAAAAGAATACGCCAAAACATCTGACCAAATTCGTAAGATCAATTTAGAAATCAAAAAGGTTCAAGATGAACAGGCTAAGAAAACAGCGGAAATCGCTAGGAAAACTTTTGAACAAGGGAAACAAGCCATCGAGTATCAAAAGCAAATCCGTAATGTTTCCCTTGAGCAAGAATTACAGTGGTGGAACAATCTCGCTAAACAGTTCAAAAAAGGTACCAAAGAGCGCATGGAAGCCGAAAAAGAATATGCTCGTGTGAAAGACGAAATCACAAAACGCAATTTCGAAAATGAAAAACGCTGGTTCGAAGAAAAGAAATACTACAACCAGCTTTCGCTAATGCAAGAACTAGAGTCGCTTAATACGGTTGCAAAACGATACAAACAAGGAACAGAGGAACGAATTTATTGGGAGAAAGAAATATATAGAGTCAAGAAAGAAATCAGTGACCAAATTGCACAAATCAATGATGAATATGTTTCTAAAATCGAAGAAGCAAACAAGAGATTGGCGGAAAGTGAGAAGCAACTAACAGACGAATATAATCGCGCGGTTGAGGAACGGACAAAATCGTTGTATAGTTTTGCGGGTTTGTTTGATGAAATCAAAACAGAATCAGACGTGACAGGGGAACAATTGCTTAAAAACCTTGAAAATCAAGTGAAGGCTTTTGAAGAATGGCAAAGAAACATTCAAATATTAGTCAGCCGTGGGCTTGACAAAGGATTAATCGAAGAACTACAAGATTTGGGACCTAAAGCATATGCTGAAATTCAAGCATTAACCACATTATCCGATTCACAATTGCAGGAATATGCAAAACTTTGGAAAGAAAAACACGAATTAGCTAAAGATGAAGCAACAAAAGAGTTAGAAGGGCTAAAAATTGAAACACAAAACAAAATTCAGGAATTGCGAAAAGAAACAGCAAAAGAACTAGAGCAATATAAGGCTGAATGGATTAAGAAAATCCAAGAAATCAAAACCGGCACACAAACGGGTCTCAAAGACTGGAAAACGTCAATGAAAACAATTGGTACGGATACCATTCAAGGTTTGATTGATGGCATGAAGTCCATGACGGGGTCACTTCAAACACAAGCAAAAGAAATCGCCAATGTTGTTTCAAAAACGATAAAAGACGCACTCAAAATCAAGTCCCCTTCCCGTGTCATGATGGAAGTGGGTAATTTTATTAGCGAAGGTTTGGCAATCGGAATGAACTCACAATCTAATTTAGTTGAAAAGGCATCAAATAACTTAGCCAATAAAGTTTTTGCTATTCCTAATACATTGAGCTTTTCACTTTCAACCCAAAGGGGTTCTTTAGGGTTATTAATGGGTGGAAATTCTCAAACAAATTCTACTGTACATAACGAAATCAATCTATCCCCAATATTCCAATTTTCCGTAAATGGTACTCTCGATAAAGCACAAGCTGAAAAAATTGCTGATATAACGATTGAAAGAATGATACATAAATTAAAACCTTATGGCTTCGTGTGA
- a CDS encoding HK97-gp10 family putative phage morphogenesis protein, producing MSRFQEEIQKMRERREKTIQQIAVFVEAEAKLRAPVDTGHLRRSITHQTENSETQSKAYIGTNVEYAPYVEFGVASKNIKPQPYLRPAIEENKDKIKEIIEKGMNVQ from the coding sequence ATGAGTCGCTTTCAAGAAGAAATTCAAAAAATGAGGGAAAGACGTGAGAAAACAATACAGCAAATTGCTGTTTTTGTGGAAGCAGAAGCAAAACTTCGTGCACCAGTGGATACAGGACATTTGCGAAGATCAATCACACATCAAACCGAAAACAGTGAAACACAATCAAAAGCGTATATCGGCACAAATGTTGAATACGCTCCGTATGTCGAATTTGGCGTGGCGAGTAAGAATATCAAACCGCAGCCATATTTGCGCCCTGCAATTGAGGAAAACAAGGATAAAATCAAAGAAATTATCGAGAAGGGAATGAATGTTCAATGA
- a CDS encoding phage head-tail connector protein gives MASLENVKTLLGIFDTSQDSLLNLYLSRAEKFVKNYCNIDEIPVELDEVIEDIAVYRYRMNGVENVKSESKGSLSETYRESLPDDILAQLNRYRRVKVV, from the coding sequence ATGGCTTCATTAGAAAATGTAAAAACATTGCTAGGCATTTTTGATACTTCTCAAGATTCCTTGCTCAATCTATACCTTTCTCGTGCAGAAAAGTTCGTGAAAAATTATTGCAATATCGATGAAATTCCTGTTGAACTCGATGAAGTGATTGAAGATATTGCCGTTTATCGTTATCGAATGAACGGTGTAGAAAATGTGAAAAGCGAATCAAAAGGCTCTCTTTCCGAAACGTATCGTGAATCCTTGCCCGATGATATTCTCGCTCAATTGAATCGGTATCGAAGGGTGAAAGTCGTATGA